The sequence CACCTCCTCGTCGAGCCCGTCCAGGAACCGCCCCTGACCGGGCGGACCGGCCGGCAGGTCGAACGCGAGGGACCAGCCGGGCACCGGGAAGGACAGCCAGCCCGGATCGGCGTCGCCGAACCGTTTGAGCACGGCGAGGAACGAGGGGTGGCGGTGCCGTGAGATCCGCTCCACCACCCGGCGCAGTGCCTCCTCCTGCCCGTACCCGACGACGAACTCGTAGCGCACGAAGCCGCAGCGCCCGTGCAGCCGGTTCCCGTGCGGTACGCCGTCCAGGGCGTGGAAGAAGGTGGTGATCCGCTGGAGCTCACCGGTGCGGGACCTGGGGGCGCCGCGGTGGCGCAGCTCGTTGAACAGGGCGGCGGAGGTCCGGCCGAGCAGCCTTTCCGGGACGAACGCGGGGACGGCGGGCAGCAGCCCCGGACGGAACGCGAGCGGTGTGCGCCGGGCGTGCGCCGGGAGCGCCTGGAGGGGCGCGTGCGACCCCTGGGTGAGCACGCCGCGTCCCGTCGCCCTGCCCCGCGCCAGCAGATCGATCCGGGCGGACGCGTAGCGGTGCCGGTCACCGGCCGCCGTGAACCGTGCCAGCAGATCGTCCAGATCCCCCGCCCGTTGCGTGTCGACCGACATCAGTGATGTGGTGACCGGCTCGAACCGGAGCGTGGCGGTGAGGACGACACCGGTCAGCCCCAGGCCGCCGGTGGTCGCGTCGAAGAGGTCGGTGCCGGGCAGCACCGTACGCACCTCGCCGTCCGCGGTGAGCAGTTCCAGCGCGCTCACATGCCGGGAGAAGGAACCGGAGAGGCGGTGGTCGCGGCCGTGGACATCGGCGCCGATCGCGCCGCCGACGGTGATCCGGCCGGTCGAGGGGGTGACGGGTACGAACCGGCCGAGCGGCAGCAGCACCTCCATCAGCCGGCGCAGGCTCACCCCCGCGTCGCAGACCACGGTGCCGGTGCGGGTGTCGATGCTGTGGATCCGGTCCAGCGCGGTCATGTCGAGGACGGAGCCGCCCGCGTTCTGGGCCGCGTCGCCGTGGGAGCGGCCGAGCCCGCGGGCGAGGGCGCCACGGGGCCCGCGGCCGCGTACCACGGCGGCAGCCTCCTCGTGGCTGCGAGGGCGGAACCGCAGCGCGGTCGTCGGGGCGGTGCGGCCCCAGCCGGTCAAGGACACCGTGTCGACGGACATGATCGTGACCGTATCGCCAGAGAAAACCCCTTTTGGGTATTTGTTACGGTACTCACCGGAATGGGTGATTGATTGGGTGTCAGGGGGCAGCCGACACCGGTTCTTCGGGGCCTGGAGGGTACGCGTACGTCATGGACTGGCTGAAAAAACTCCCCGTCATCGGGCCGCTCGTCTCGCGGCTGATGGAGACACACGCCTGGCGCTCCTACGAGACGCTGGAGCGGGTCCACTGGGCCAGGCTCGCCGCCGCCATCACCTTCATCAGCTTCCTCGCGCTCTTCCCGCTGATCGCGGTCGGTGCGGCGATCGGTGCCGCGCTGCTCTCCGACAAGCAGCTGGACAAGATCGAGGACAAGATCACCGAGCAGGTGCCGGGCATCTCCGACCAGCTGGGTATCGACAATCTGGTGGCCCACGCGGGCACGGTCGGCGTGGTGGCCGGTGCGCTGCTGCTCTTCACCGGCATCGGCTGGGTCGGCTCCCTGCGGGACTGTCTGCGCGCGGTCTGGGAGGTGGACGACGCGGAGGAGGGCAACCCGGTCGTCCGCAAGCTCAAGGACGCGGGGCTGCTGCTGGGGCTCGGCGGCGCGGCACTCGCGACGCTGGCGGCCTCCGCGGTCGGTTCGACGGCCGTCGGCTGGACCGCCGATCAGCTGGGCATCCCCGACCACGGCGCGGGCGGTGTGCTGCTGCAGGTGGCCGCCCTGGTGGTGGCGGTGGTCGCCGACTTCCTGCTGCTGCTCTATCTGCTGACGCTGCTCCCCGGTGTGGAGCCGCCGAGGCGCCGGCTGATGGTCGCCGGACTGCTCGGCGCGATCGGCTTCGAACTGCTCAAGCTGCTGCTCGGCAGCTATATGAAGGGCGTGGCCTCGAAGAGCATGTACGGGGCGTTCGGCGTGCCCGTCGCCCTGCTCCTGTGGATCAACTTCACCGCGAAACTGCTGCTGTTCTGCGCCGCCTGGACGGCGACGCGGAGCAGGAGCGAGCAGGCAGGAGAAGCCGGAGGGACCACAGAAGCCGCAGAAGCCGTCAGCGACGGGGGAAGCGACGGACCAGGTCGGGCAGCGGCCAGCGCCGGTTGACCAGGAACACCCCGGCTGCCAGCACTACCAGCAGCCCGCCGACGATCGCCAGGGCGATCCCGACCCCGCTGGACCCCTCGGTGGCGGCGGCGGCCTTCGCGTTCTTCGCGTCCTTCGCCCCGTCCTGCCCCGACTTGTGCGCCCCGGCGGCCGGCTGTGCGCCCTTCCCGCTCCCGGTCTCCGCGGACTTCGGCGGTACCAGCTCGCCGACCGGCGTCACCTTGCCGCTCGCGGCGAAGCCCCAGTCGAGCAGGCTCGCGGCCTCCTTGTACACGGCGTGGCTCTCGTCCGACGACGGGTTCATGACGGTGACCAGCAGCACCCTGCCATCACGCTCGGCGACCCCGGTGAAGGTGTTGCCCGCGTGGGTCGTGTAGCCGTTCTTGACGCCCGCGATGCCCTTGTACGGGTCCACGCCGATGTCCCCGGTGATCAGCCGGTTGGTGTTCTGGATCTCGAAGCTCTCGCGCTTCTTGCCCTTCTCCTCGCCGGGGAAGTCGGCGGTGGCCGTCGCGCAGTACTCGCGGAAGTCCTTCTTCTGCAGCCCGCTGCGGGCGAACAGGGTGAGGTCGTACGCGCTGGAGACCTGGTTCGGCGCGTCGTACCCGTCCGGCGAGACCACCGTGGTGTCGAGCGCCTGCAATTCCTCGGCGTGGCTCTGCATCGCCGCGACGGTCTTGGGGACACCGCCGAACATCGAGGCCAGCACATGCACCGCGTCGTTGCCCGAGCGCAGGAACACCCCCAGCCACAGGTCATGGACCGTGTACGTCTGGTCCTCCTTGACGCCCACCAGGCTGCTGCCCGCGCCGACACCGGCCAGCTCCTCCTCCGTCACCGTGTGGCTGAGGGACTTCGGCTGGAGCGCGGGGAGGACCGTGTCCGCGAAGAGCATCTTCAGGGTGGAGGCGGGCGGCAGCCGCCAGTGCGAGTTGTGCGCCGCCAGCACCTGGCCGTTCTCCGCGTCCGCGACGATCCACGACCGGCCCGTGAGGTCCTTGGGCAGCACCGGGGCGCCCGTCCCGAGATTGACCTGCGTACCGACCTTGGCGAGCTGCTCCCCGCCGACGCTCGACATCGGGTGCGTCGGCTTCGGCTGTTTGTCGTCGGTCTTGTCCTTGTCCGCCGCCGACGCGGGACTAAGGACAAAACCGGACAGCAATGCGGCAGAGATGACCGTCAACACGGTCTTTTTCAGAGCAGGCACGGTCGGAAACGTACAGGGCGAAGATGTGGATGGGGACCCGGACCGCCGGACCCGCCGCAGGTTCCGCCGGTACAGCCCACCTCGGTCCCCACCCCGGGCGACCCGGCCGGAGGGCGGCGGCGATACTGAATCCA is a genomic window of Streptomyces sp. NBC_01237 containing:
- a CDS encoding YihY/virulence factor BrkB family protein; this encodes MDWLKKLPVIGPLVSRLMETHAWRSYETLERVHWARLAAAITFISFLALFPLIAVGAAIGAALLSDKQLDKIEDKITEQVPGISDQLGIDNLVAHAGTVGVVAGALLLFTGIGWVGSLRDCLRAVWEVDDAEEGNPVVRKLKDAGLLLGLGGAALATLAASAVGSTAVGWTADQLGIPDHGAGGVLLQVAALVVAVVADFLLLLYLLTLLPGVEPPRRRLMVAGLLGAIGFELLKLLLGSYMKGVASKSMYGAFGVPVALLLWINFTAKLLLFCAAWTATRSRSEQAGEAGGTTEAAEAVSDGGSDGPGRAAASAG
- a CDS encoding FAD-binding oxidoreductase — encoded protein: MSVDTVSLTGWGRTAPTTALRFRPRSHEEAAAVVRGRGPRGALARGLGRSHGDAAQNAGGSVLDMTALDRIHSIDTRTGTVVCDAGVSLRRLMEVLLPLGRFVPVTPSTGRITVGGAIGADVHGRDHRLSGSFSRHVSALELLTADGEVRTVLPGTDLFDATTGGLGLTGVVLTATLRFEPVTTSLMSVDTQRAGDLDDLLARFTAAGDRHRYASARIDLLARGRATGRGVLTQGSHAPLQALPAHARRTPLAFRPGLLPAVPAFVPERLLGRTSAALFNELRHRGAPRSRTGELQRITTFFHALDGVPHGNRLHGRCGFVRYEFVVGYGQEEALRRVVERISRHRHPSFLAVLKRFGDADPGWLSFPVPGWSLAFDLPAGPPGQGRFLDGLDEEVAAAGGRVCLAKDSRLRPGALAAMYPRLAGFRALRAELDPGGAFRSDLSRRLSL
- a CDS encoding D-alanyl-D-alanine carboxypeptidase family protein, with translation MPALKKTVLTVISAALLSGFVLSPASAADKDKTDDKQPKPTHPMSSVGGEQLAKVGTQVNLGTGAPVLPKDLTGRSWIVADAENGQVLAAHNSHWRLPPASTLKMLFADTVLPALQPKSLSHTVTEEELAGVGAGSSLVGVKEDQTYTVHDLWLGVFLRSGNDAVHVLASMFGGVPKTVAAMQSHAEELQALDTTVVSPDGYDAPNQVSSAYDLTLFARSGLQKKDFREYCATATADFPGEEKGKKRESFEIQNTNRLITGDIGVDPYKGIAGVKNGYTTHAGNTFTGVAERDGRVLLVTVMNPSSDESHAVYKEAASLLDWGFAASGKVTPVGELVPPKSAETGSGKGAQPAAGAHKSGQDGAKDAKNAKAAAATEGSSGVGIALAIVGGLLVVLAAGVFLVNRRWPLPDLVRRFPRR